The Lachnospiraceae bacterium KM106-2 nucleotide sequence CATTTATTCTGTTTTTTTCAAGTATATTTTTAAATTTTTGTATAAATGTGTCATTTGAATGTTTGAAGTTTCTCTCCTTGATCGGATTAACCGGAATCAAGTTAACATGGCAGTTTAAGCCACGTACCAGCTTCACTAACTGCATCGCAAATTCTTCACTATCATTTACATTCTGAACTAAACTATACTCAAAAGTAATTCTTCTATTTGTCTTACTATAATAATATGAACAAGCATCCATGATCTCAGCAATCGAATATTTATTCGCGATCGGCATTAATTCTCTTCTTGCTGTATCATTTGGGGAGTGAAGAGAGATCGCTAATGTAATCTGTAACTCTTCATCTGCTAACTGCTTAATTCTTGGTACCAAGCCACAGGTAGATACCGTAATATTACGCTGACTGATGTTAAGACCATTTTCATCAGATAACATACGAATAAAATTCAAGATGTTATCGTAATTATCAAAAGGCTCTCCAGAACCCATTACAACTACATTCGAAACTCTTTCGTTAGTCACTTTTTGGATTTCATAGATTTGATCTAATATTTCAGAAGTTGCAAGATTTCTCTCTAATCCACCGATTGTTGAGGCGCAGAAGCGACATCCCATTCGGCAGCCAACTTGAGAAGAGACACATACAGAATTGCCATGTTTATATTTCATCAATACGCTCTCAATTACACTTCCATCATGTAGCTCAAATAAAAACTTACTTGTTTCGTCATTTGCAGAAACTCTACGGTCTACCATCTTTCCGAAGTAGATCACATAACGTTCTTCCAACTTCTCTCTTAATGGCTTCGATAAGTTGCTCATCTCCTCAAATGAGTTAACAAGCTTTACATGTAACCATTCATAAATCTGTTTCGCACGGAATTTCTTCTCGCCCATCTCTTCAATGGATGCGATCAAGGCATCCATTGGAAGAGACTTAATATCTATCTTAGTTGTGCTTATTGTCTTATCCATTTTATTCAATCCTTTTCTAAACTAAAAACTTTATTTCTTACGAAATCTCGCCAAGAAGAAACCGTCTGTCTGTTCTCTTCCTGGTAAGAATTGAAGATAACCTTTTTTAGTTGTTTCATTCTTAAGAGCATCCGGGATATACGGATCGATCGATTCTAGTTCAAATGGATAATGATCTAAGATCCACTCAACATTATCTTCATTTTCGCCTTTATGAATCGTACAAGTACTATAAATAAGTACCCCGCCTGGCTTTACATATTGAGTAACCTGATCAAGGATCTCTCTTTGTAAGCTAACTAACTCCTGCTGTTGTTCTCTTGACATATTATATTTGATATCATGCTTCTTGCCAATTACACCAAGACCACTACAAGGAAGATCTGCAAGCACGATATCCGCCTGCTCAATATCTTCTTTATAAAGAATGAGTGCATCTCTTACTTCTGGGTGCACGTTTGTAAGACCTAATCGTTTTACATTGTCTTCAAGCATTGCAACTTTATCATAGCTCACATCTCTTGAACTGACGGTTCCAGTTCCCTTTAACAGGCAGCCTGCATGTAAACTTTTACCACCTGGTGCCGCACATACGTCGATAATCTTATCATTTTCTTTCACATCAGCGACAACACCAACTAACATAGAGCTTTCATCCTGAACATTAAACTCTCCATTTTGGAAACTTTCCATCTTAGCAAGATAGTTATAATTCTGAATACGAAGTGCATCTTCATTATAAACTCCTGGTAAAACCGATATTTGTTCAGCCTCAAGTTTCTTAATTAAATCTTCTTTGCTGATCTTATTCGTATTGACTCTGATCGTAGTTGGACGATCTTCTAACGATGCAGCTAAAACATTCTCCACCATTTCAAGATCATAAGATTCCATCCACTCTTCAATAATCCATTCTGGAGTCGAATACATAATGCTCAAGTAGCGAACTGGCTCTTTCTTTTTATCTGGATATTTGATCTGATCCAAATTTCTTCCAATATTTCTAAGGACTCCATTTACAAATCCTGAGAGATTCTTAAACCCTCTCTTCTTTGCTAATTTAACAGCTTCATTACATGCTGCACTATCAGGAACCTGGCTCATATATTTAATCTGATACACACCCATTCTAAGAATGTTTCGAATGACTGGTTTCATCTTTTTCACTTTTACGCTGGAGAACTGATTGATCACATAATCAAGTAATAAAACATGTTCAATCGTTCCTTCACATAATCGAGTTAAGAACGCTCGATCCTGCTTCTCCATGTATTGATAATTTGCCAATACATTGTGGATCGTCTTATGGCTGTAACTTCCTTTTTCAAGAACTTCGATCAGAATATCTAACGATAGTTCACGAACCATAAGGGTATCTTTTTGATTAGTCACGATTTCTTCCTCCAAATAATATAATTAAACGAAGTAATTGTAAGATGGAAGCAATCGCTCCTGCAACATAAGTAAGCGCCGCAGCACTTAATACTTTTCTTGCATCTTTTACTTCTGTATTTACGATCAAGCCATCACCTAAAATAGCAAGCGCACGGCGAGATGCATTAAATTCAACTGGTAACGTAACAAGCTGAAAGATGACTGCTGTAGAAAATAAAATAATTCCTAATGTGATAAGGCCACTTCCATTCGTTATAAATAGTCCTGCTAAAATTAAGAACCAAGATATACTCGACCCAAAATTCACAACTGGCACAATTGCTGAACGAATTGTTAATGGTGCATATCCTTTTGCATGCTGGATGGCATGACCGCATTCATGAGCGGCAACACCGATGGCTGCAACAGAATTGGAATTATATACAGAATCACTTAAACGAAGTACTTTACTTCTTGGATCATAATGATCGGTTAAGTTTCCGCTGATATGCTCTATTCGCACATCATAAATACCAGATCTTCTAAGAATTGCATCTGCTACACTTGCACCAGTATATCCAGACATACTTCTTACCGTTGAATATTTTGCATAGGTCGATTTCACCTTTGCACTAGCGATCAAACTAATGACCGCGCCAATAATAATTAAGATATATGTTGGATCAAAATAAAATCCATAACCGTAATAAGGGTAACCAAACAAGTACATATCATCACTCCTATTCTCTTTTGGTTCTTAGCCAAGTATTCCATTTTCTTCTACGTGACGTCCACGAAGGAAACTCTCAATATCCATTCGTTTCTTACCTTCTAGTTGAACTTCTTGTAGTGATAAAGCTCCCTCACCAGTCTTTACGATCATTTCGTTCTTCGTGAGTTTTACAATCTGTCCTATTTCTCCATCGAAGTTTTCATTTAAAACATCTGCAGACCAGATCTTTAGAGTTTTGCCACCATAAGTAGTATAAGCACTTGGCCATGGATTTAGACCACGAATTAAACGTTCGATCTGAACGGCTGGCTTTTTAAAATCGATGATACCAAATGATTTTGTCAACATCTTGGCATAATTAGATTGACTATCATCCTGTTTTTCTGGTGTGATCGTTCCAGCTTCTATTTTAGCTAACGTCTCTACTAAAAGATCAGCACCGATATCTTTTAGTTTATCGAATAAACTTCCGCCTGTTTCCTTTTCATCCAATGTGATTTCTGATTTCAACAGCATATCACCTGTATCAATTCCAACATCCATCATCATTGTCGTAACACCTGATGTCTTTTCTCCATCAATCACAGCCCATTGAATTGGAGCTGCGCCACGATATTTAGGAAGTAAAGAACCGTGAACATTGACACATCCATATTTCGGCATATCAAGGATCTCTTTTGGTAAGATCTGTCCAAATGCTACTACAACGAATACATCTGCATTATAAGTTCTTAATTTTTCAACACATTCCGGCTCACGAACTTTAACTGGCTGAAATACTTCAATGCCATGCGCTAATGCAGCTTCCTTTACAGGAGAGCACTGTACAGATTTTCCTCTTCCCTTTGGTTTGTCTGGCTGTGTTACAACTGCCACTACTTCATGCTTTGCTTCTATTAATTTTTCTAAAGTTGGCACCGAAAAGTCCGGTGTTCCCATAAATACTACTCTCATAACATCCTCTTTTCATTCACAAATTTAAAGGTGTCAGGTTACAACGCCCCCTGACACCCCCATTATAACGATATCTATTTTGTATTTCTACAATTTCATAAAGTTTTCATGAATCTTTCATCATTTAGTCTTCTTGAAGATCCTCTGTATCTAGAAGTTCGCCCTCAACTCGTTCCACATATAAATGACCGTCTAAATGTTCAATCTCATGACAAAATGCACGTGCTAATAATTCAGTTCCTTCAATTTCGAATGGTTCCATATTTTCATTGTAAGCACGAACTTTCACATAATTAGGTCTAGAAACGATTCCAACTTTACCAGGAACACTAAGACAGCCTTCGCTTCCTACTTGTTCTCCGTCTGTTGCAATAATTTCTGGATTGATCAAAATAATAGGATCGTCTCCTTCAGGCGTTACATCGATAACAACGATTCTTTTTAAAATACCAACCTGTGGTGCTGCAAGACCAACTCCTTGTGCTTCATACATTGTATCAAGCATATCTTCGATCAATTCAATGATCTTAGGATTAACTTCTTTAACCTCTTTTGCAACTTTATTTAATACAGAATCCCCGATTCTTCTAATATTTCTAATTGCCATACGAATCCTCTCTTTCTTGCTGTTTCAATTTATCAGACATAATATGAATATTATAACCGAAAATCCACCACTTTACAACATTTTAAAATTCTTCTAATAGGTAGAGCACCGTATTATTGTATTAATAATACGGTGCTCTACCTAGACAATTACTTTTGCTCACCCAATTTTTATCTCAGGAAAAGATGCCTTTTATCCAAGCTTGGCGACTTTGTCGACAAGCTAATATTAAAATCTCATTGGAATGATATCAATATACTGTTCTAATGAACCTTCATTCATAAAGCATTCTATGATTTTTCTTCCGACTGGATGTAATTCTTCTGTATTATATTGTTCTAACTCTTTTTTAAAGAAATCAGTTAACATCGCTGCACCAGCATCGTAGCCTTCTTCACCAAGCTCTGATTGCATTTCCGGTTGAAGGAATGCTTTTCTAATATACTGTCCATCAATTTTAAGCGTATCTAATCCATAACCTAATAGTGTACATCTAGATTCCACTAAATGTCCTGGTTTGAATTTTGCGCCACCTCTTCTTGCGATATATTCTCTTGCGACCCACTGTGGCATGAATCCAACTTCATAGGCTCCGATGTGCTGATTTGGAATTAAGACATAGCGTGTACTTGGCGAATTCATGATCTGTTCTAATAACAGATTCGCCTGTACTACTTTTTTACCCGTTGCAAATGGCCAGTAAGATCCAACACCCTCACTGCTCATACCTTTTGTCGACACAATACTTGGATTATTATATCCACGTGGAGCTACCAATCTCCACAACCAAGCAAGTGCAGGAGGAAGTATATGAAACATACCCATAATTCCGTATCCAGGATTCTCTTTCGTTGAAGGTGGAGTACGAACTCCAAAGCTTCTTACATCTACTTCTACCGGTTCGCTAACAATCCCATCCATCATCTCACGAGGTAAGATAACTCTTGGATTTGGACAAGGTTTATGATTACTGTCTAATGTATGTTCCCATGGCAGGCAAGTGGCATTCTTTGCTCCATCTACATTAAAGAATACTAATGGTTCTTTGGGGCTGATAATATTCTTCTCTAATTGAGGTGCACTGCCATATTCCTTGATATGATCAATTCTTAGGAACCAACCAGCTTCCGCATCCATAACAACTAACTTTTTGCTATCATTTTGCATTTGGGTATGGCAGATTGCCATATCATCCGTTACCGGTCGAAGCTCTGACGTCTCTTGTAGATCAATATAGGTCTTCTCACCTGTTACAGTGTTCTGTGCCATAACAATTCTTCGATCCATCTCTCTATGGATCGGTTCTAGCATTTCACTTTTCCCACCACCAGATGCACCCTCGTGCATAATTACGATTTCATTATCGTATGGAGTGATTACTTTTACCGCAGAAGCATGACAAGTGATCCATCCTTCTTGCTCTCCAATATCTAATAGAACAGCATAGATACCCTTCTTCGCACTTGGACCAGGATATAAGTTGTATGAAAAGACTTCATGCATCTCATCCTTTCGGTTATGTACGACTATTTGTTTTCCATCATAATGAGTATGGCGAAATGGTGGTGCAAGATAAACGATAGCTTTTGGTGTAAATCCATCTTCAATTTCATCTATATTTAAAAATCCTTGCATATCTGCCAAGCCACATGCGAAGAACGCCGCATTCTTTGGTGCGATCAATAATGACTCATAACCATATTCTTTACCACCTGACATAAATGGTAGAACGAGAAGTTCTTGATTTTGTAACCAAGCGAAGGTTTCTTTTCTAACTGAGTCAAATTTCTTACCAAATGCAGCTTTATAAGTTCTTTTATCTGTTGGTTTCTCATCTCCGATCACCATACAGTCCGGATCTCTTCTGCGCATATAATCTTCTGGGAAATTAACAACTACACCATTCTTACAGCGAGTTACCGTAGCTTCGACAATACGTCCTTTATTAGGCACTTCATAATCCACTTCATAACAGTCGATCTGATCATGACCAAAAGAATCTCGTATTAGTTCTTCTCTGGTTTTTGGAAATACGACAAGATTGGAATTTCTCAAAACTTTTTCCACATCTGCCGGCAGGTTTAGTTTATTTAAGTATTCAATCATTACAAGTCCTCCTAAAGCCTTTTTAGTTCCAAGAATCAATAATACGGTATTTCCCGATAGAACAAAAGGCCAGTGTCCATAAACTGAACATTGGCCCCTTTGCCATATGGTAATTCTCCGATTACTACACTCTCTTATATGGGATTATAACGAATCGTATATTCTTTGTCAATAATTCCAATAATTAATTCATTAATAGCCAGTCATCGGATTGAAATCGAACTGAACCGTACATTTTCTAAATATTTCAGAAAATTGGGTGAATCCTTCCATATAGTCTTTCATATTTTTCAACAACTCGTAATCTTCACATTTAAAATGTAATACATAGCGATAGATATCATTTGCTTTTGCCAGATTTGCTTTTGCCGGCCCTACCACCTTGTATGCACCTTCTAATACTTGTTCGTGGAACTGCATGTCCACCGCTTTTCCAAGATATTCGCTGGCATTTTTAACTGCCTCCTCATCTTTGGATAAGAGAAGAACAACAAGAATATTTGCTGCCGGCGGATACATTAATAGCTTTCTAAATGCCATCTCATGATCATAGAATTCATGATAATCTCCTTTTGCAGCTGCAACAATACTATATTGCTCCGGATTATAAGTCTGGATCACAACCTCACCCGGAAGTCTTCCCCTTCCTGCTCGTCCACTTGCCTGAAGAAGCAATTGGAAGGTTCTCTCTGCTGCCCGATAATCATTTGCATATAAAGACAGATCTGCTGCAATGATACCAACTAAAGTTACATCTGGGAAATCATGACCTTTTACGATCATTTGTGTCCCCACTAGAATATCAGCTTCATGATTGGCAAATGCAGATAAGATCTTATCATGGCCTTCTTTTCCACTCGTAGTATCTGTATCCATTCGAAGCACTCTTGCTGTCGGGAATTCTTGTTTTACCAACTGTTCTACCTTCTGCGTTCCCGTTCCAAACGCTGCTATATATCTCGATCCACAAGTCGGACAAGTAGTTGGTCGTGGTACTTCATAACCACAATAGTGGCACATCAACTTCCCATTCACATGCTCAGTTAATGAGACATCACAATGAGGACACTTCATAACATGTCCACAGGCACGACAAGATACAAAACCAGCATATCCTCTTCGATTGATAAAAATCATGATCTGCTGATGTTTCTGCAAACGATCTAACATGAGCTCTTTCAATTTTCTACTAAAGATAGATCGATTCTTGTGTTTCAATTCTTCACGAAGATCTGCAATATGAATCGTCGGAATCATACCGGCTCCTGCTCGATTCGGAAGGGTATAAAGTTTATACTCTCCATCCAAAGCCTTCTTATAACTCTCTAAAGATGGAGTGGCCGAACCTAATACAACAGAAGCATTACTCATTCTCGCTCTCTCAATCGCGACCTCTCTTGCATGATACTTTGGAGGCATTTCACTTTTATAGCTGCCCTCATGCTCTTCATCGATCAAGATCAAACCTAAATTATCAAATGGCGTAAACAGTGCCGACCGAGGCCCGATCATAATATCAATCTCTCCGTTCTTCGCACGAAGGTACTGATCATAACGTTCTCCCGCTGACATCTTAGAATTCAACACCGAGATACGTTCTCCAAACCTTCGATAGAAACGCATAACGGTTTGATAAGTAAGGGCGATTTCAGGGATCAACATGATCACTTTCTTCCCTTCTTTAATGACGCCATCGATGATTTCCATATAAACTTCAGTCTTACCGCTTCCGGTAACCCCATGGATCAAATAGGTTCTTCGAATACCTGATTGATAATCTTTTAATACATCCTCTGCGATCCTTCTTTGCTGATCATTCAAAACGATTTCATATTTCTTATCATCCACCAAATGAACTGGATTTCGATATACGATTTCCGAGGACAAACTCAACACTCCTGATTTCTGAAGATCTAGTATTGTCTGTCTTGATATATTTAATTTCTTAGTGACCAATTCATAATCCAAAGAATCATTCTGCAAGAGCTGTTCCACCAATCTAGCCCTTGCAGTATAATGTTTCCTTGTATATGTCTCGTATAGCTGATAAGCTTCTTCCCTTGGGATGATCAGCCTGATCTGACGTTTCTCTTTATTCTTTACTGACTTCTTGATCGGAATGACGCACCGAAGTGCATCATTCATGGTGGAGCCATAATTTTCTTTAATCCAATACGCTAGCTGAATTAAGGTTGATTCGATCACAAGACTGTCTTTCACAATTTTTGTAATGGCTTTGATCCATTCCGCTGGACATTTTGCCTCATGAGATAGGCCAACCACATAACCCTTTCTCATTTTATTTCCTCGTCCAAATGGGATCTCAACCAAAGAACCAATTGTAACCTCTTCTTCTAATCCAACAGGTACAGCATATTGGTAAGACTTATCTAAATTTTCGTGTGAGATATCAACAATGATGTCTGCATATAACATATACTGCACCTCCTAACGGTATATTATTGCAAAGCCTTTACAATTTCATCCGTATGCATTCCTCTAGAACCTTTTACCAAGATAGCATCCTTTGGCTGCATCATCGCTTTTAGATATGCAATTACTTCTTCATTAGAGTTTGCGCAAACAACCATTTCTTTGCCTTTGCTATGAAGAACCGCTTCCGCGATCGCTTTGGCTTCTTTTCCGACTACGATCAACTGATCTAAATGCTTTCCTTCTTTGGCTAACTTGCAAATGTAGTCCCCTACTTCATAATGACTTTCGTAAGACTTCTCACCAAGCTCTAATACATCAGCAAGCACTGCAATCCTACGTGTTACATCATGAAGTTCCATCAAGACATTAATACCACTCTTCATAGAGTCCGGGCTGGCATTATACGTATCATCGATGATCTTAACACCTTTAGTCTCAACGATTCCTCCGCGCATAGCAATTGGCATATACGCTTCTAATCCTTTTTTCGCAATAGCAGGCGCTACCCCTGCATTCATTGCGATCGCAAGAGCTGCCACTGCATTCATTACATTATGAATTCCTAGTACATTCAATGTTACTTCTTCTTCCCCCTCAGGGTAAACAAACGTAAACATCGTCTTGCCCTCTTTGGATACGATATCTTTTGCATAGTATTTCGATTCTGGTGCAACGCCATAGGAACAGACATGACTCTTAAGTAACGAAGTTCTTGTAGCATCAGTAACATCTATATTTATGGCTGCTCCTTCTTTTTGTTGAAGGGTACTTTGATATGGAATTACTTCTCGTAATAATTCATCATCCCCATTCACATAAAGAAGACCGTTTTCATCGAATTGATCGATAATATTTAATTTTTCTTTACGAATATTTTCTTTTGATCCTAACTGTCCGATATGCGACACACCAATATTGGTCATGACAGCAATATCCGGTTTCGCCATATAAGCAAGTTTCTCCATCTCGCCTTCTTCACTCATTCCCATTTCGATCACTGCTGCCTCATGATAATTCATGATACGAAGGACCGTAAGAGGAAGACCAATCTGGGAATTCATATTACCTGCTGTCTTTAAGACATCAAATTTAGTGGATAAAGCCGCACTGATCATCTCTTTTGTTGTTGTCTTACCAACACTACCCGTAATACCGATCACAGGAATACTAAATTTGCGTCGATAGAACGCTGCTAACTTCTGAAGCGCCTCTACCGTATGTTCTACCCTAATATATGCTCTATGTTTTGAGTTTACCGAAACATCTTTGCTTGTAAACGTTGCAACAGCACCATTTGCTAACGCTCCCTCAATAAAATTATGAGCATCTACTCTCTCACCGATTACAGGAATAAAGAGTGCTCCCTCTTCTAAGTCATTTGAATTTGTTGACGCACTAGTCACAACAAGATCTAATGTATCTGTACTGCTTAATAATTTACCATCTACGGCATCTAATATTTCTTTTACTGTAAGTGCTTCCATTATTCGTTTCCTTTCTCCTCTTTCATAGATTCTTTTTTAATATCATTTATAATTTCACGTTCATCCATATGATAGCGAACACCACGGATCTCCTGATAAGTCTCATGACCTTTACCGGCAAGTAGAATCACATCATTTTTCTTCGCATTAGTAAGACAATAACGAATTGCTTCCTTACGATTCTTAATTCTAATATACTTCCCGCTAGCTCTATGAACGCCAACGATAATATCTTCGATGATCATATCTCCATCTTCATCACGTGGATTATCACTCGTAACCACGGTAAGGTCAGCAAGCTTGCTAGCAACTTCACCCATTTCATATCTTCTAAGCTTTGATCGATTTCCTCCGCACCCAAATAGACAGATGATCCGTGCTGGCTGATAATCCCTCAGCATCTCCAGAACATTTTGCAGACTGACTGCATTATGTGCGTAATCGATCATTACCGTAAACTCATTGGAATACGGTATCATCTCTAATCTTCCCTTAACCTGAATTTCTTTCAACGCATCTTTTATGATACGTCGGTCCATTCGAAAATGTCTTGCTACCATGATCGCAGCAAGGCAATTATATACATTAAAGATACCTGGCATGAATAGCTGGTAATAATCTTTGACACATCCATTTACCATAAACTGAATGCCAAGCAGGCCGCCTTGTTTGATCAGTCTGATTCTTCCGCCTCGAAGCATTGCATTATTCTTCATACTATATGTCTCAACCGAGCACGTATGATGCCATAGCAATTCCTTTAATTCTTTTGCATCACTGTTGATAATACCGATCTTGCATTGCCGAAATAGCTTCGCTTTACACTTTACATATTCTTCGTAACTTTCATGTTCATCCGGCCCGATATGATCCGGATATAAATTCGTAAACACCCCGATATCAAAGAAAATGGATGCAACTCGTTGTAACTTTAGTCCTTGGCTAGACACTTCCATCACGACAATCCTGCATCCATCATCTACCATGTCTCTTAGATACCGTTGTATCAGCAAGGTATCTGGAGTTGTATTGTACGTCTTAATATGCTTATCGCCGATCAACACTTCTATTGTTCCAATGAGACCTGTTTTATATCCTGCTCGCTCTAAGATCGCCTTGATCATATAAGCAGTTGTTGTCTTCCCCTTAGTTCCTGTAATACCAATGGTCGTAAGCTTAGTAGCCGGATGATCGTAATAAGCAGCTGCAAGATGACTAAGAGCTTCTCTCGTATCATCAACACGAAGAATCGTGATCCCTTCGATTGGCGCAACCTCTTTTTCAACGATGATAACCTTTGCTCCATGATGAACCACTTCATCTAGAAATTCATGGCCGTCCCATTTTGCACCCTGAATGCAGACAAAGCAAGCATCTTTGATCACCTCACGGGAATCATGTGTTAATATGGATATTGTTACGTCATCGCTACCACAGATTAGCGTATAATTTATTTTTTCAAGTAAATGGTACAAATGCATACCTATCCCCCCATTTCAATACTATACTATATTGTATTGCCTGAGGGAAAAGATAATACTTTAATTCTTATGCAAATGTTTTGAGCTTTGATCTATACTCATTAATTACTTCTAATTCCGAATAATGATATTTTTTACCTTTAATTTCTTGATAGTCTTCGTGACCTTTACCTAAAAGGATGATGATATCTCCTTCTTCGGCATGATCCATACTATAATGAATTGCTTCTGTACGATCCATGATCTCGATATACTTTCCATTACTCTTAGCTAGTCCCACTTTAATATCCTCATTGATTGCTTCGATCTCTTCATCTCTAGGATTATCACAAGTAAGAATTGATAAGT carries:
- a CDS encoding UDP-N-acetylmuramoylalanyl-D-glutamate--2,6-diaminopimelate ligase; the protein is MHLYHLLEKINYTLICGSDDVTISILTHDSREVIKDACFVCIQGAKWDGHEFLDEVVHHGAKVIIVEKEVAPIEGITILRVDDTREALSHLAAAYYDHPATKLTTIGITGTKGKTTTAYMIKAILERAGYKTGLIGTIEVLIGDKHIKTYNTTPDTLLIQRYLRDMVDDGCRIVVMEVSSQGLKLQRVASIFFDIGVFTNLYPDHIGPDEHESYEEYVKCKAKLFRQCKIGIINSDAKELKELLWHHTCSVETYSMKNNAMLRGGRIRLIKQGGLLGIQFMVNGCVKDYYQLFMPGIFNVYNCLAAIMVARHFRMDRRIIKDALKEIQVKGRLEMIPYSNEFTVMIDYAHNAVSLQNVLEMLRDYQPARIICLFGCGGNRSKLRRYEMGEVASKLADLTVVTSDNPRDEDGDMIIEDIIVGVHRASGKYIRIKNRKEAIRYCLTNAKKNDVILLAGKGHETYQEIRGVRYHMDEREIINDIKKESMKEEKGNE